One Phaseolus vulgaris cultivar G19833 chromosome 2, P. vulgaris v2.0, whole genome shotgun sequence DNA window includes the following coding sequences:
- the LOC137809167 gene encoding uncharacterized protein, with translation MIPVEIQESSPRFQNFVAEESNEERKVNQDQLNEVREEARNKEEAFKRKVEYRYSSKLRLRQFQVTDLVMRKTHPYQLENKLSPKWIGPFRVTEALGNGAYRLETLEGGAIPRKWNATNLKFYFS, from the coding sequence ATGATTCCTgtagaaatccaagagagctcaccacgttttcagaactttgtggctgaagaatccaacgaagagagaaaggtgaaccaGGATCAACTgaatgaggtcagggaagaagcAAGGAACAAGGAAGAAGCCTTTAAGAGAAAGGTGGAGTACAGGTACAGCTCTAAGCTGAGACTTCGGCAGTTCCAGGTCACTGACCTGGTGATGCGGAAAACCCACCCATAccagttagaaaacaagttgtctcccaagtggattGGTCCCTTTCGTgtgacagaggcccttgggaatggagcatacaggctcgAGACTTTAGAAGGTGGAGCAATCCCTCGTAAGTGGAACGCGACcaaccttaagttttatttcagttaa